CCGAAGCCCCCACCGAGGGTACCTCCCAAGGGCGCGAGGAGGGGAAGGACCAGCAGGTGGCATCGTCAGAGAGTGACCCTGAAGGGCCCATCGCCGCCCAGATGCTGTCCTTCGTCATGGATGACCCTGACTTTGAGAGCGACTCAGATGCCCAGCGGAGAGTGGTGAGGACCGACCTTGGTGCCCACTGCCTCAAAGCCCAGGAAAAGTGCCGGGGGGCAGAAAGTGAAAGTATGAGAATGCAGTGGGGGTCTCGCAGAGCTAAAGCTGAAGTCAGCCTGTGTGACCCCAGAGGGGCTCTGTATGCCAGGCCAAGCCTATCATCTTGGCGTCGCCATGGTGTCATAGCCGCCACTCTCAGGCCATCATCACTCTAGACGGGTTCATGACGGTGCTCGGCACCTGCTGGAGAAACAAGGGGGCTGCCCTGAGGGGTCCAGAGACAGCTGCTGGGGGCATGGCGGCCAACCTGCCTGCTCCTCCTTTCAGGGTGAGTTCCCAGTGCGAGAGGACCTCTCAGATGTGACGGACGAGGAAGGCATCCCTGCCCAGCCACCCCTGCCCCTAAAGGCCCCCGTCCCCTCCTTCAGACTGAAGAATGACTCAGATCTCTTCGGGTTGGGGCTGGAGGAGACAGGCCCCAAGGAGAGCAGCGAGGAAGGTAGCCGGGGCGGGACacttgccctcctccctccctccccatcctgctgCGGGGGGCGCATTGCTTACCCCTTACCTGTCCCGTAGTGCCTGGGGCCCCAGAGCACAGGAGCGAGGCCAGAAGCCCCGTCCCAGGCTCTCCTCAGTCCTGCCTGGGGTCCAGCTGTATTCAGATGACATCCCAGACTTTCGGGGTCACAAGGCTGCAGGCCAGGACCAGGCTGAAAGATGGGCAGCTGGGGGCTGCTGTCGTAGTGGCCCTGCAGGAGGCATTTGGGGGTGTAGGCAGTGCTGCCACAAGCTGGCTGAGAGCCTCTCTGTGCCCTCAGGCCGGGCCTGCGTTTGTGGCCCTCCGTGGAAGAAGCTGGCGTGGTCTCCAGGCCTGATGAGCACATGTGGCTTGTGTGGCCCTGGCCAGCTCCACggctccctggccccacccccgcctccaccTTGGGCTGCTTGAGCCCAGCAGTGTCACCTGGAGCATGTACTGGAACTTCCTCGTCCCCGTGATGGAGAGAAGGGGACCTTCCCAGGCTTGTCCTGGTGCTGAAGTGCCTGCCTGTCTTCAGGAGGGGCCCCGCGGCCTTAGTAGCCCCACCCAGGCCCGGGGCAGAGGCCTCTGCCGGCCTGCCCACTGcaggctggagcccaggcctcCCATCCCACACCAGTCCGGAGGCCTGGGGGGGGGACCTGGCTTCCCACACGGGGAGCTGACATCGCTCTTACCCGTGCAGATAAGGAGGGCAAGCCTCCCtcgaaggagaagaagaaaaagaagaagaagagcagagaggtacCTGCGCCCCCCCGAGCCCTCGCCGGCGTCGCCCGGCAGCGTGGGGTGCAGGGCCGGCCGTCTCCCCGGCGCCCGCGTGACTCTGCGCTGTGCCCCTCCCACCAGCAGGCGGAAGAAGAGGCCGCCAAGAAGAAGAGCAAGCACAAGAGGAGCAAGGACAAGACGGACGGCGGGgaggagcggcggcggcggcggcggcggccgcggggcCCGGAGAGGACGGCGGTGGGCGAGCTGGAGGCCTGCCTGGGGGGCGGAGCCCCGGGCAGCCCCCTGCGCGGGGGCGGCGACTACGAGGAGCTCTAGGCCTGGCCGCCCGGGGCGACACGCCCACTCCGTGTGTGCTGGGGGCGCTGGGCCTGCCTGCTCTGCGGGCAGCTGGCCCCCAGCGCTTCTCAGGGACGGGACTGAGGCCTGCGAGGCCTGCGAGGCTGTTTACAGGGGTGGGGCGCTGTCCTCGTCGCCCGCCCACCCCTGCTTGCCGCCGCCGGCCGCACACGCTCACCCAGGCCTGCTGCATGCGGGTGGCCTCCGCTTGCTGCTGTGGCTCGGCCAGGGCTGCAGACCAGCAGCACCCCCGGACCCTCAGGGCACCTGCGTGCAGACACTGAGCAGCGCTGGCGCCTGTCCTGGGGGAGGGTCTTCCCGGAACCGGTGTCCAGCTTTGCACCTGCCCCTGAGCTTGGGCACATGCACAGGCCGAGCTGGGAGCCCCTCCACACTCGTTTCCTTCCATTCTCCTTCAACACTTGGACCATAAAGCTCTCCTGTTTCACTGCGCGTCTGTGTGTGCTCCCTGCTGCTGGGGCCCCGCCTGCATGGGAGGTCCGCTGCCCCTAGCCCCAGGCACGTGGGTAGCCAGGAAGGCCCTTGAGCTCCCTGCCTTGGGGCCACAGACCCCTCTTCTCTGAGGGGTGACTATCCTCACGGGTAGGAGGCCTTAAGCAGTCCAGTCCCCTCACATGCCATATGCCatccagcctggcccagccctctGAGGCCAGGTGGGCGACCCTGCTCTGCTGGCCTCTGGCAGGGCCTACCCTGTCCCAGCCACCTCTCTGCTCCTACCTGACACCCAGTCCAgcaggcacccccccccccagctgccaGCAGGGCCCTACCCCACCCCCCCATCCATAGGTGCTGTGAGAACTACCCCCTCCGAGGGCAGGCTGACTGCCAGCAGGGCCGAGAGATGGGCTGGTGGGCAGGCCTCCACCCCCGCGTCCCGGAAGCCTCCCCTTCCCTAATTCCTGTGCCTAGAGAGCCCACACTGGGGGCAGCAGGGTGGCAGTCAGTGGGCAGGTGCTAGGGGTCAGGCACCACACTGATACCTAGGGCACTCCCTTTAGTCCACAGCCTGTGAAGTCGACTATCCTTGTCCCCCCCCACGCCCCCCCGGTGTGGCGACCAGACCGACCTGAAATGAACTTACCAGGCCACTCATCTAATGGGCCTCCCGTGCTCTGGTCTCGCCCTTTGGAGCCTCCCTGCCCAGCTAGTGTCTCCTGGCTCAGCACCTTGTTTGGGAGGGGACTGCAGGAAGGGTGTTGCTATGCAGTTTGAGTGAGCCACGTGCAGACCGGCCGGACGTTGAATGCAGGGAGCGCAGAAGTGTGCCCTTGCTCGCGAGAAGCTGAGCATACTGGGGACAGGTGGCTGCTGGCATGCAGGCCGGGCCCGTCTGGCCCGTTACCTGGGGAGTGTTTGGCACTTCCAACACTGAAGCACAGAGGCCAGCAGGGCGGGAAGCGGCCCATCTGCTCCtgcctgggctgagcccaggcgTGAATTCCGGGAGCGTTCCCGCAACGCGAGTCGGGGCTTGGTCCTCCTCCAAGGCTGGCCAGGCCGCCAGCTGCCCTGGAGCAGGTGTCTTGGAGGTGGGGGCTGGTAGGACAGGTCGGGTGCTCCCTGGACACAGGTCCCCCTAGTTACACCTAGGCCTGCACCTTGTGCGTGAAAAGAGCCTGTCACCCAGCGCCCAGCACAGCCCGAACCTGCCGCCAGCGGGCCACACGGGTCAGGCCCACGGCGCGGCCCCTTTAAGTGCAGTCCTGCCGGCCGCCATCGGGGGCAGCACCGAGCGGCCCGGCGGCCTCGCGCCGCTGCCTCGAAGCTTCTGCCGGTGCCGGGGACGCGGCGAAGTGGGGGACGGCGGAGCGCGCGCCGGCCTGAGCAGCCCACCGGGCGCGGTGGGGAGCACCGCCCAGGTAAGGGGTCCGGGGCAGTTGCCCATCGCATCCTTCGCGGGTGGGGCACCCGCAGGGATGCGGGTGCTGCCCCGAGAGGACGCGGGCAGGTCTGCACCCGGGCTCTCCCGGAGCCAGGGACGGCCTGCGCGGCAGGGAAGGCCACCCGCGGGGCTCATTAGGCCCAGGACCCCGGCGGGGGTGGACCTTCCCATCCCATCCCCACGGGAAGGGGTGTCGCCCAGTCTAGCTCCTCACCGCAGCAGCATCAAGGCCGGGCTGTCACCTCCCTGGGGCGGAGCCTCAAGCCCTGTCATCCAGCCCCCAATTCCGGCCTGGCTTTGAGCTTAGGATggaagtgggtgggagggtgaTGGTCCTGGGAACCAGGAATAGTTGAGGGGATAGGCTGGGAACTGGGATGGGGACAGACACTGGGCCAGGGTGGCCCTGACTGGGCAGGGCAGCCCTGCCAGCAGGAAGCCCCTTGCACACCTGGGACACAGAGGATCATCCAGACCAGAGGTCCTGCCAGCTGAGGGTCCAGCTCTCCGCTTTCCCCATCTCACCCTGGAGCATGCTCCCCCAGacggtgggaggggcaggggacccTGCTTCCACTGACtgagcccccctccccagcctctccaggcTCCTGGCATCACAGAGAAGCTGGTGGTCCAAGTCTGAATGTgagcctggctgggaggggcGGATCCGAGCCCAGCCCGCAGGCGGGGGCGTGGAACCTCAGGTTTCCATGGAGCCTTCCCGAACTTCTGTGGGGAGGGCCTTCCTGGGAATCAGGGGTGGGCTGCGGGGGCTTTACCCGCCCACTGCCCTGCTTCCCCTGCTGGCAGACTCCTGGCCTGGTGCACTGCTCAGGGAACCAGGGGCAGCCTTGAGCTCCGGCTCACACACCCCCACGTGGTCCTACAGCTGGGTTCTGGTTTCCAGCTGTAGTGCACCGGCTGCAAAGCTGAGAGGGTCTCTCCTTGGGGTTTCTCATGATAGCCCCAAAGACCTTGGTGGATTTCAACCACCCCAAGATGAGTcagagaatgtttctgcaaatgaaAGGGGGGCATGAGGGCCCAGGTATGATCTTTGGATGCATTCTGGCCTGGGCCACATGGAGAGTTGAGAGTGGGGCAGGCAAGTCTGTGAGCTTAGATGCCATGTCTGGACCTGATGGGGCCACCTCAGGGCCCCCTGGGGCCTCAGTACTGGGGCTTGACACAGTGTGGGAAAGGATTCCATGACCAGCCTGGTCAGCAGGTAGAGGGGAGGCTCGGGTGACTGAGCAGAGCTGATAAGGGTAGAGCCTGGGGCTGCCCTCAGACTGCACCATTGGAGGGAGGGCTCGCTCTGCACTGGGTGCCAGGAGGGGGCTTCGGTCACCTACAGGCTTTATGGAGCCAACACCTATAAAGAAATCTGTAAAGGTCCCAAATGAGCAGTCATTCCAGCTGTGGGCACCACAGTGGTGGTCCTAGGACCACACTCCCACTCTTCCTCCCAGAAAGAGGTCTACCTACACCTGCCCAGTGGTCACTAGTGGGTGCAGGAGCTTGGGAACCACTGCAGTGACATCCCCTTTCTGGCTGACCTGCCTCATCCCAGCAGAAACTGGCCCAGAAAGGATGGTCTGGATACGGGGGCAGGATCTGAGTGGCTGGACAGCTGGGTTCCTCCTGCAGGTGCTTCTGACGCCAGCATGGAACAAGCGCCTGAGGCCTCGGCCAGGGCCCGGCACCAGGGCTGCCCTGCCCACTGTGCCCCAGGTAAGCCGGGCCAGCGCTGGGGGTTAGCGGGGCCTGGGCTGCAGAGGGGCTGCCCTGACCCGCGTCTCCCCCCAGGGCGAAAGCCCCAAAAGGCTGAGTGAGCTGCAGCCTGGAGACCTCTTTAAAGATGACCCGCACGGACCCGCCGGACCTGCTGGTGTCTACCGTGTACCAGGACATCAAGGTGGTGGCCCCAGGGCCCGTGTCGCGGCGCCCGCCATGTGAGCGTTCCATGGCTCGGCCTGCTGCGCCCGTGCCTTTCAACAAGCGCCATTGCCGCAGCTTCGATTTCCTGGAGGCGCTGGACGGGGCGGCCATGGAGGCCCGCCCAGAGCCGCCACCCCCGGAGCCTGCCGCACCACGAGCCCGGTCCCGCGACAGCGAACCCCGGCGCCGCGCCCGCTCCAAAAGCGCACCCCGCGCGCCGCCGGGCTTGGCGCCCGCGCCTGCCTCGCCGCCCGTGCTGCCGCGCCGAGGCCGGGAGGCGCAGCGGGCACCACGAGCAGAGGCGTCACCCCACCGGGAGCCCGCGTACCCCGCGCTGCGCGCACTCGCCAACGAGCTGCACCCCATCAAGCTGCAGCCGCAGCGGGGCGGCCCCGGCCGCATGGCGCCCCTCTGCGCCGCCACCAACCGCTGCGCGCCGGCCGAGCCACCCGCAGGGCCCGCCCCCCACGTCCGCTGCCGCCTAGACGTCAAGCCCGACGACGCGGTGCTTCAGCACGCTGCCCGGGGCTCGCGGCCCTGCGCGCCCGCCGAGACCGCGCCCTGGCCCCGCGCCGCGCCGCAGCTCCACGGCCTCACCGTGCCCGGGCCTCGCCACGTGGCGCTGTCTCGCACCCCGACTCCCAGTGACTCTTACTGCGCCGACCCCCGGGCGCTGTACTGCGACGGGCCCCTTCCTGGGCCCCGGGACTATTCGGAGCGCCGGAGTCTGCCCTTCACCACCCCGCCGGGCCCCACCCAATTCTTTTACACAGAGGAACCCGAGGGCCACCCTGGTGGCTTCGTGGCCAGCCCTGGACCTTCTTTCGACAGCTACTACCCCAGGCCCTTTCTGTCCGAAGAGCCGCCAGGACCCAGTCCAAGACGCGGGGGCGGCTACTATGCGGGGGACGTTCGCACCTTCCCGGTCCAGGAACCACCCTCCCGTTCCTACTACGGGGAGGCCCCCCGAGCCTACGGCCCACCCTGCGGCCCCCGCTATGCCCCGGAGGAGACCCGGGCCCACTCCACCGCCCGCCCCTTTTACACAGAGGACTTCGGGCGGTACCGTAATCGAGACGCTCTGGCGAGAACTTACCCACACCCGCGCGGCAGCCCCGCCTGGGGCGACCGGGGCCCGCGGCCTTACCGCACCCTGCAGGTGGCGCCTCCCCCAGACCCCGGCCCGTTGCTCGCCTCGTGGCACGGCGGCCCCGGCACCAGCCCACCCCGGCTGGCCACCGACAGCCGCCACTACTCGCGCTCCTGGGACAACATCCTGGCGCCCGGGCCGCGCCGCGAAGACCCCCTGGGCCGCGGCCGCAGCTACGAGAACCTGCTGGCGCGCGAGGCACGGGAGCCGCGGGGTGCATCACCCGAAGGCCGGCGCCCGCCCGTCGTCGTGAACCTGTCCACCTCGCCCAGACGCTACGCAGCGCTGTCGCTGTCTGAGACGTCGCTGTCGGAGAAGGGCCGAATAGGCGAGGGCCAGGGCCGAAACTGGTACGTCACGCCGGAGATCACCATCACCGACAACGACCTGCGCGCAGCCGAACGTCcgactgccaggagctgggagctgcCCGGGAGCCGCCCGCGGCAGCCTCCGCCCGCCGCCCCCGACGGCCCCACCTCTGGCCGCCAGCGCAGCCTCGAACAGCTGGACGAGCTCATCACTGACCTGGTTATCGACTCGCGGCCCCCGGCCGGCCAAGCACCCGAGCCCGCGGCTGACGGCCTGGGCCGACAGCTGCACCGCCTGCTAGACTCGCGGCCCTCGGGCCCTGGGGTCCCTGTACTGGCGCCACGCTCCCCACCTGCGTCGGCCGGCAGCACTGAGGAGCCCGCGGCCCTGGGGCAGGCGGCCGACGCGTCCCCGGAGCCCAGCGCCGACGAGGACGACCTGATGACGTGCTCCAACGCGCGATGCGGGCGCACCGAGACCATGTTCAACGCCTGCCTCTACTTCAAGTCCTGCCACAGCTGCTACACGTACTACTGCTCGCGCCTGTGCCGCCGCGAGGACTGGGACGCGCACAAGGCGCGCTGCGTGTACGGACGCGTGGGCAGCGTGTGCCGCCACGTGCTGCAGTTCTGCCGCGACAGCGGCCCAGTGCACCGCGCCTTCTCGCGCATCGCGCGTGTTGGCTTCTTGTCGCGGGGCCGCGGCGTGCTCTTCCTGGGCTTCCCGAGCCCTGGCTCTGCAGACAATTTCCTGCGCTTCGGCCTCGAGGGGCTGCTTCTGTCACCCACCTACCTATCGCTGCGCGAGCTGGCCACGCACGCAGCGCCACTGGGCAGCTATGCGCGCGAGCTGGCGGCCGCCGGGCGCCTCTACGAGCCGGCCGAGTGCTTCCTGCTTAGCGTGTCGGTGGCCGTGGGACCTGGAGCTGCGCCACCCGGCG
The nucleotide sequence above comes from Camelus dromedarius isolate mCamDro1 chromosome 10, mCamDro1.pat, whole genome shotgun sequence. Encoded proteins:
- the AJM1 gene encoding apical junction component 1 homolog, which encodes MTRTDPPDLLVSTVYQDIKVVAPGPVSRRPPCERSMARPAAPVPFNKRHCRSFDFLEALDGAAMEARPEPPPPEPAAPRARSRDSEPRRRARSKSAPRAPPGLAPAPASPPVLPRRGREAQRAPRAEASPHREPAYPALRALANELHPIKLQPQRGGPGRMAPLCAATNRCAPAEPPAGPAPHVRCRLDVKPDDAVLQHAARGSRPCAPAETAPWPRAAPQLHGLTVPGPRHVALSRTPTPSDSYCADPRALYCDGPLPGPRDYSERRSLPFTTPPGPTQFFYTEEPEGHPGGFVASPGPSFDSYYPRPFLSEEPPGPSPRRGGGYYAGDVRTFPVQEPPSRSYYGEAPRAYGPPCGPRYAPEETRAHSTARPFYTEDFGRYRNRDALARTYPHPRGSPAWGDRGPRPYRTLQVAPPPDPGPLLASWHGGPGTSPPRLATDSRHYSRSWDNILAPGPRREDPLGRGRSYENLLAREAREPRGASPEGRRPPVVVNLSTSPRRYAALSLSETSLSEKGRIGEGQGRNWYVTPEITITDNDLRAAERPTARSWELPGSRPRQPPPAAPDGPTSGRQRSLEQLDELITDLVIDSRPPAGQAPEPAADGLGRQLHRLLDSRPSGPGVPVLAPRSPPASAGSTEEPAALGQAADASPEPSADEDDLMTCSNARCGRTETMFNACLYFKSCHSCYTYYCSRLCRREDWDAHKARCVYGRVGSVCRHVLQFCRDSGPVHRAFSRIARVGFLSRGRGVLFLGFPSPGSADNFLRFGLEGLLLSPTYLSLRELATHAAPLGSYARELAAAGRLYEPAECFLLSVSVAVGPGAAPPGAPARPAPAPRSPGPTVRKFAKVALAAGSPARPPPARGREPDMETLILTPPPGTAGLDQDGEAGRRAREVAFIHIQRELRLRGVFLRHEFPRVYEQLCEFVEANRRFTPTTIYPTDRRTGRPFMCMIMAASEPRALDWVASANLLDDIM